A single window of Paenibacillus sp. FSL H8-0537 DNA harbors:
- a CDS encoding DUF4132 domain-containing protein, with amino-acid sequence MELEANKAYFQKMLDKAGTLDKDESYHKLASLVIEFAKQRYMDSDAKKELKQLLKQLSADDSSKWFDPLVAIMDKLFDAPYAAVFRYIVNRCVEYPYSNGYLRRPFRTSNLEVHTERVIEKCISLFYIQAANFNVKDYLTKVNHSSLSDYNHPMLAAADMIAYELDRENEETFEDLKEIIYGDNNTALLSRPMISGIFLSHSKRAYHMIGELLVAARLQEGLRQSIVEQMDSGTIEAMLFMLKIVEENNLIRFSSVIRALDVWTGLNLEAANARVAKQCLSYVIQSLGNKALCEQWLESSNVNEVFMALWTTAVHEENDLHEKISYIMGSQDTYRKVVAQYVLAQSTNTAMRFSIAKNWLDETDYELQYWLLDNYAYGYSYEWHMDRDNTLTYTSTPFLEEKSERQSHFSKFFNMLSGMNEKEITKNSRVFDWRSYTLHADEIVRKMLYLIAYDMDNEMIAEIITIKDTLSPSMRGELLKYFLPDPENKAQRGFLFASLSDKSTSNRELAIRKAAKLQMSVEELSSISALLKLKKGALRQGAIELLLNQPASSLKAVTKELLQSRVELQRLAALELLTEMKEDEQHAGLFAELQDQVEVLTEPTDKERLLLAKLKQEATYSLANGFGLYNLPEKVDRLVQIEPMPLSALEEVKQYFTLPVDKMQHFLQGLSELVHEYREHEYEIQDYYEAKQTVLLGTRLSTTSWRYDPEDNTPVLERYPLTDVWRKYLDSSGFGPLELMQLEFYRHADFLHRCCTGQLKRWEMYDSNFQALESWGKELIETIYPMEKVVDMQAIYNQLDYGDQVNEIIDAYISDSNKQERFDKSNHALRLIISCFPHDKEDGNQGILNAVTNFWRRWQKSELHSDHSFKPYFEVYYWLFALQGYNGYLLGIEDFARAYSLEILTENELIRLLMSRPRSNNYIGEMTSPKNHDLSSYSEIVVIKNRVIERILEIELNRGDLATDVTELATSISLIQGTSYFLRILTGLDKESFVRGYIYSNGKNTTKKESFSQMLKVCHPAAGENEETLKELLKGSKVNEVRLLEAAMYAPQWVDIIAKYLGWNGLRSAAWYFHAHINETFSGEKETIVAHYSPILPEDFNDGAFDVKWFHSAYEELGETRFDQLYQSAKYISAGSNHRRSQLFSDAVLGKLKLADLKKSVADKRNKDHLLCYSLVPLEQDKQRDVLERYEFIQQFLKESKAFGAQRRATESKTSSIALDNLARNAGYNDVVRLTWDMEGRKIDELLHYFDPVALDEEVTVQLIIDEEGKAEIRLLRKDKELKSVPAAYKKHDYIETLKQIKSELSDQFKRARKELERSMETGSLFTKEEINKLAKNPVIAPLIRTLIFGANGKLGYFENGTLLGAAGEAYEAAESDELLIAHPLHLFNSGQWSLYQKDMFDRQLKQPFKQVFRELYMPNVDELASGAISRRYDGHQVQPRKTVSLLKGRLWTVSYEEGLQKVYYKENIIASIYALADWFSPSDVECPTLETVRFFDRHTYKPIDIKNVPPLVFSEVMRDVDLVVSVAHVGGVDPEASLTTIEIRQAIVRESLRLLKINNVRLEGNHALIAGQLGEYSVHLGSGIVYKQASGAVAIIPVHSQHRGKLFLPFMDEDPKTAEILSKIVLLAQDTKIKDPQILEQIKR; translated from the coding sequence ATGGAGTTAGAAGCGAATAAGGCGTATTTTCAGAAGATGCTGGATAAAGCGGGTACCTTGGATAAGGATGAGTCTTATCACAAACTTGCTAGTCTAGTCATCGAATTTGCTAAACAGAGATATATGGATAGCGACGCGAAGAAAGAATTAAAGCAATTGTTGAAGCAATTGTCAGCAGATGATAGCAGCAAATGGTTCGATCCGCTTGTTGCTATTATGGATAAGCTGTTTGACGCCCCTTATGCAGCTGTATTCCGATATATTGTTAACCGTTGCGTGGAGTATCCGTACAGTAATGGTTATTTGCGCCGCCCATTCCGCACGTCAAATTTAGAAGTACATACGGAAAGAGTGATAGAGAAATGTATCTCTCTCTTTTATATACAGGCGGCGAACTTCAATGTGAAGGATTATTTGACGAAAGTTAATCATTCTTCTCTATCGGATTACAATCACCCAATGCTTGCCGCGGCGGATATGATTGCTTATGAGCTTGATAGGGAAAACGAAGAAACGTTTGAGGATTTGAAAGAAATTATATATGGTGACAATAACACCGCCTTGCTTTCCCGTCCTATGATTTCTGGTATATTTTTGAGCCATAGTAAGCGAGCTTATCATATGATAGGCGAGCTTCTTGTTGCTGCCCGTCTGCAAGAAGGACTCAGACAAAGTATTGTCGAGCAAATGGACTCGGGCACGATTGAGGCCATGCTATTTATGTTGAAAATTGTGGAGGAAAATAATTTAATCCGATTTAGCTCGGTTATTCGCGCGTTGGATGTTTGGACAGGCCTGAATTTGGAAGCCGCGAATGCCCGAGTAGCGAAGCAGTGCCTCAGCTACGTGATCCAGTCCCTCGGAAATAAGGCATTATGTGAGCAGTGGCTGGAAAGCAGCAACGTCAATGAGGTATTTATGGCTCTGTGGACGACAGCTGTGCATGAGGAAAATGATTTGCATGAAAAGATTTCTTATATAATGGGAAGCCAGGATACGTATCGTAAAGTGGTTGCTCAGTATGTTCTTGCACAGAGCACCAATACAGCTATGCGTTTTTCCATTGCTAAAAATTGGCTTGATGAGACAGATTATGAGCTGCAGTATTGGCTTCTTGATAATTACGCCTATGGATACAGCTACGAATGGCATATGGATAGAGATAATACGTTGACTTATACAAGTACACCATTTCTTGAGGAGAAATCGGAGAGACAGAGCCATTTTTCGAAATTTTTCAACATGCTTTCCGGGATGAATGAGAAGGAAATAACGAAAAATTCCCGTGTATTTGATTGGAGGAGCTATACGCTTCATGCCGATGAAATCGTAAGAAAGATGCTCTATCTGATTGCTTATGATATGGATAATGAAATGATTGCCGAAATAATAACTATTAAAGATACATTGAGTCCTAGTATGCGGGGCGAGTTGTTAAAGTATTTCCTTCCCGATCCAGAAAATAAAGCACAAAGAGGCTTTTTATTTGCAAGCCTTTCAGATAAAAGTACAAGCAATCGCGAATTAGCGATTCGGAAAGCTGCAAAGCTCCAAATGAGTGTGGAGGAGCTGTCTTCTATATCCGCTCTGCTGAAGCTTAAGAAAGGAGCACTTCGTCAAGGTGCTATTGAACTTCTGCTCAACCAACCAGCTTCCAGTCTTAAGGCTGTAACAAAGGAGCTTCTGCAAAGTCGGGTGGAGCTGCAGCGTCTGGCTGCGTTGGAATTATTGACTGAGATGAAGGAAGACGAGCAGCATGCGGGGCTGTTTGCTGAGCTTCAGGATCAGGTAGAAGTACTTACCGAGCCAACAGACAAGGAACGGCTATTACTAGCGAAGCTGAAACAAGAGGCTACCTATTCTTTGGCAAATGGCTTTGGCTTGTACAACCTTCCTGAGAAAGTCGATCGGCTTGTACAAATAGAACCAATGCCTTTGTCGGCTTTGGAAGAAGTGAAGCAATATTTCACTTTGCCGGTGGACAAGATGCAGCATTTTTTACAAGGGTTATCTGAGCTTGTTCATGAATATCGGGAACATGAATATGAAATTCAAGATTATTATGAGGCTAAACAGACGGTGCTTCTCGGGACAAGGCTGTCAACAACAAGCTGGCGTTACGACCCCGAAGATAACACACCTGTATTGGAACGTTATCCCCTTACTGACGTATGGAGAAAATATTTGGATTCGAGCGGCTTTGGCCCGCTTGAGTTAATGCAGCTGGAGTTTTATCGTCATGCAGATTTCTTGCATCGCTGCTGCACGGGACAATTGAAAAGGTGGGAAATGTACGATTCCAACTTTCAGGCGCTGGAGTCTTGGGGCAAGGAACTAATAGAAACCATCTATCCTATGGAGAAAGTGGTGGATATGCAAGCGATTTATAATCAATTGGATTATGGGGATCAGGTCAATGAAATTATTGATGCTTATATTTCAGATAGCAATAAACAGGAGCGATTTGACAAGTCGAATCATGCGCTGCGTTTAATTATTAGCTGCTTCCCTCATGACAAAGAGGATGGAAATCAAGGTATTTTAAATGCAGTGACGAATTTCTGGCGGCGCTGGCAAAAGTCTGAACTGCATAGCGATCATTCATTCAAACCGTATTTTGAAGTTTATTACTGGTTATTTGCACTGCAGGGTTACAATGGTTATTTGCTTGGAATTGAGGATTTTGCAAGGGCGTATAGCTTGGAAATACTGACTGAAAATGAACTTATTCGATTATTAATGTCCAGACCACGCAGCAATAATTACATCGGGGAAATGACTAGCCCGAAAAATCATGATTTAAGCTCTTACTCAGAAATCGTTGTTATTAAAAATAGGGTTATCGAGCGGATATTGGAAATTGAACTTAACCGCGGCGATCTTGCGACGGATGTCACGGAGCTCGCAACAAGCATTTCACTTATTCAGGGGACTTCATATTTCCTTCGTATTTTGACTGGGTTGGATAAAGAATCATTCGTCCGGGGCTACATTTATAGCAATGGCAAAAATACGACGAAAAAAGAATCGTTCAGCCAAATGCTTAAAGTATGCCACCCTGCTGCGGGGGAGAACGAAGAGACGTTGAAAGAGCTGCTTAAGGGAAGCAAAGTTAACGAGGTCAGACTGCTTGAAGCAGCGATGTATGCACCGCAGTGGGTTGATATTATAGCAAAATATTTGGGCTGGAATGGTCTACGCAGTGCAGCCTGGTATTTCCACGCTCATATAAATGAGACATTTTCAGGGGAGAAAGAAACGATTGTAGCCCATTATTCCCCGATTTTACCGGAGGATTTCAATGATGGCGCATTCGATGTGAAGTGGTTCCATTCTGCTTATGAAGAGCTTGGAGAGACGCGGTTTGATCAACTCTATCAGTCTGCAAAATATATTTCGGCCGGTTCCAACCACAGACGCTCTCAATTATTTTCCGACGCGGTGCTGGGTAAACTTAAGCTTGCAGACTTGAAAAAATCAGTAGCGGATAAACGCAATAAAGATCATTTGCTGTGTTATAGCCTAGTTCCATTAGAGCAAGACAAACAGCGCGATGTACTGGAACGTTATGAATTTATTCAGCAATTTCTTAAAGAAAGCAAAGCGTTTGGAGCCCAGCGTCGGGCTACAGAGTCAAAAACAAGCTCCATTGCACTTGATAACTTAGCCCGAAATGCAGGGTATAACGATGTGGTTCGTTTAACTTGGGATATGGAAGGACGGAAAATAGACGAGCTTCTGCACTACTTTGATCCTGTCGCTTTGGATGAGGAAGTTACGGTACAGCTGATCATTGACGAAGAAGGAAAAGCAGAGATCCGCTTGCTCCGCAAAGACAAGGAGCTTAAGTCCGTTCCGGCTGCTTATAAAAAGCATGATTATATTGAGACGCTTAAGCAAATTAAATCGGAGCTTTCCGATCAATTCAAGCGGGCGCGCAAGGAACTTGAACGCTCCATGGAAACGGGAAGTCTTTTCACTAAAGAAGAGATTAACAAGCTCGCGAAAAATCCGGTTATTGCCCCTTTAATTAGAACATTGATATTTGGTGCTAATGGAAAGCTAGGTTACTTTGAAAACGGAACGCTGCTCGGAGCAGCAGGGGAAGCCTATGAAGCTGCCGAAAGCGATGAGTTGCTTATTGCCCATCCTCTGCATTTGTTCAACAGTGGACAGTGGAGCTTGTACCAAAAGGATATGTTTGACAGGCAGTTGAAACAACCGTTCAAACAAGTATTTCGTGAATTGTACATGCCGAATGTTGATGAGCTGGCTAGTGGTGCGATTTCCCGCAGATATGACGGACACCAGGTACAGCCTCGCAAGACGGTTAGCTTGCTGAAGGGCCGCTTATGGACGGTAAGCTATGAGGAAGGACTGCAGAAGGTTTATTACAAGGAAAATATCATTGCGAGCATTTATGCGCTAGCTGATTGGTTTTCTCCGTCGGATGTTGAATGCCCAACTCTAGAAACAGTCCGTTTCTTTGATCGCCATACGTATAAACCGATTGATATTAAAAATGTACCGCCACTCGTTTTCTCTGAAGTGATGCGTGATGTGGATTTGGTTGTCAGTGTGGCACATGTAGGCGGAGTAGACCCTGAGGCGAGTCTGACAACAATTGAAATCCGCCAAGCTATCGTTCGAGAATCGTTGCGACTGCTCAAAATCAATAATGTAAGACTGGAAGGCAACCATGCTTTAATTGCAGGGCAATTAGGTGAATACAGCGTTCATCTGGGCAGTGGAATTGTATATAAGCAGGCTTCTGGCGCAGTTGCCATCATTCCGGTTCATTCTCAGCACCGAGGCAAGCTGTTCCTGCCATTCATGGATGAAGACCCAAAGACAGCAGAGATTTTATCCAAAATCGTTCTGCTTGCACAGGATACGAAAATTAAAGATCCGCAAATTCTTGAGCAGATTAAACGTTAA
- a CDS encoding STM4012 family radical SAM protein, which yields MPTSLTRPADLPEWGKRWFASPYRSYLYSYPHKTAYRTLTPALPLEELWKDEAADYYFLYMHIPFCGVRCGFCNLFTLPDRRTHVHEQYVDALERQALQWAPIITGKPFSRFAIGGGTPTLLEASQLNRLFTIAEDVMGLDTSQASISVETSPDTVSEERLQILKDRRTDRVSIGVQSFIDEEASAIYRPQKPKLAEQAITMLQAFDFPLLNIDLIYGLPGQTADSWIYSLEKAISFAPGEIFIYPLYTREHTILKPDQIQRQGTDARLELYHIACERLKAAGYKQFSMRRFAKDITFTHKNILPFSCQEEGMAGLGCGARSYTREVHYASRYGVSAAATRSIIADYVATENFQSANYGFKLNVAEQKRRFVLKALLHAEGLSLASYSERFRSEALADHSELAELIQLGFAQMMDGGQILRLTELGMAYSDAIGDEFISGDVRELMEGYELS from the coding sequence ATGCCAACATCACTAACTAGACCAGCGGATTTGCCAGAATGGGGCAAGCGCTGGTTCGCCTCCCCTTACCGCTCCTATCTATATTCTTATCCGCATAAAACCGCTTATCGGACACTAACACCGGCGCTGCCGCTTGAGGAACTTTGGAAAGACGAAGCTGCCGATTATTATTTCTTATATATGCACATCCCATTCTGTGGGGTACGCTGCGGATTTTGCAATTTGTTCACCCTTCCTGATCGTCGTACCCATGTGCATGAGCAATATGTAGATGCACTTGAACGTCAAGCTTTGCAGTGGGCTCCCATTATTACAGGAAAGCCTTTTTCCCGCTTCGCCATTGGTGGCGGTACGCCTACATTGCTTGAGGCTTCACAGTTAAATCGGCTGTTTACCATTGCTGAGGATGTTATGGGGCTGGATACATCACAGGCTTCCATTTCTGTGGAGACCTCTCCTGATACGGTGAGTGAAGAGCGGCTGCAAATCTTAAAAGACCGACGGACCGACCGGGTTAGTATTGGTGTGCAAAGCTTTATCGATGAGGAGGCTTCGGCCATTTATCGACCACAAAAGCCAAAGCTTGCTGAACAAGCAATTACGATGCTGCAGGCTTTTGATTTTCCATTGCTGAATATTGATCTGATTTATGGTTTGCCGGGACAAACTGCCGATTCATGGATATATTCATTGGAGAAAGCAATTAGCTTTGCTCCGGGTGAAATTTTCATTTATCCGCTGTATACGCGAGAACATACGATTTTAAAGCCAGATCAAATTCAGCGTCAGGGTACCGATGCACGGCTGGAACTATATCATATTGCATGCGAACGCCTTAAGGCGGCAGGTTACAAGCAATTTTCCATGCGGCGGTTTGCTAAAGACATAACGTTTACGCACAAAAACATTTTACCATTTAGCTGTCAGGAGGAAGGCATGGCTGGACTCGGCTGTGGTGCACGCTCTTATACGCGCGAAGTGCATTATGCGTCCCGTTATGGGGTAAGCGCAGCGGCTACAAGAAGCATCATTGCCGATTATGTTGCAACAGAAAACTTCCAATCCGCGAATTACGGATTTAAATTAAATGTCGCTGAACAGAAGCGGCGGTTTGTTTTAAAGGCACTGCTGCATGCCGAAGGCCTCTCACTTGCAAGCTATTCAGAACGTTTTCGCAGCGAAGCGCTTGCCGATCACTCCGAACTGGCTGAGCTTATTCAACTCGGCTTTGCCCAAATGATGGATGGCGGACAAATCCTTCGTCTAACAGAGCTTGGCATGGCTTATTCCGATGCTATCGGCGATGAGTTTATCTCCGGTGATGTTAGAGAATTAATGGAAGGGTACGAGCTGTCATGA
- a CDS encoding STM4014 family protein, producing the protein MLIGNPGNKRTLGLQAARQKLGLPPAIVLPYSDLLKRSTHLGESIRQAATNSQPIEGKPIVLRLDAPGENSLVERELIAWGAEFESNRKDLTSGISVTPTEALRLPEQYGRILYPGQWYRGYCRLLAELREAAQQSDFPFRWVNDPADVAVMFDKRRCQQLLSQNGVPTPALPAPTGSIRDYESLLTAVQSSRMNRLFIKLAYGSGASGVIAYQRHPVTGSEIAITTIGIEQHKNEQIYYNSGKLQRYTDHSTIRLIIDWVCREGAQIERWIEKDSIDGSSYDIRQLVVNGSPCHALARLSRTPITNLHLRNERRLITDGTLSAALKNQVEDTAVSALAAFNGSTVAGIDVLVQKKQGRTYICDVNPFGDLLYHAEHKGMNTYEWQMSLLQK; encoded by the coding sequence TTGTTAATTGGGAACCCAGGCAACAAACGTACGCTTGGCCTACAAGCTGCCAGGCAGAAGCTTGGGCTTCCCCCAGCTATTGTTCTTCCTTATTCGGATCTGCTGAAACGTTCTACCCATTTAGGTGAATCGATTCGGCAGGCGGCAACAAACTCACAGCCCATAGAAGGAAAGCCCATTGTTCTACGGCTGGATGCTCCTGGAGAAAATTCACTTGTGGAGCGTGAATTAATTGCGTGGGGAGCAGAATTTGAAAGCAACAGAAAAGATTTAACTAGCGGTATATCTGTTACTCCGACCGAAGCATTGCGGCTTCCCGAACAATATGGGCGCATCCTTTATCCAGGGCAATGGTACCGTGGCTATTGTCGCCTGCTAGCCGAGCTTCGTGAAGCTGCGCAGCAAAGTGATTTTCCATTCCGCTGGGTCAACGATCCGGCGGATGTTGCCGTTATGTTCGACAAGCGGCGCTGCCAGCAGCTGCTTTCACAAAATGGTGTCCCTACGCCTGCTCTGCCAGCTCCCACTGGCTCTATCCGAGATTATGAATCGCTGCTGACGGCTGTTCAATCGAGCCGTATGAACCGCTTATTCATTAAGCTTGCTTATGGCTCAGGAGCCTCAGGCGTTATCGCCTATCAGCGTCATCCTGTAACTGGCTCAGAAATTGCGATTACAACGATTGGCATAGAGCAGCATAAAAATGAACAGATTTACTACAATTCTGGTAAATTGCAGCGTTATACCGACCATTCAACGATCCGATTAATCATTGACTGGGTATGTCGTGAAGGTGCTCAAATTGAGCGTTGGATTGAAAAGGACAGTATCGATGGCAGCAGCTATGATATTAGGCAGCTTGTCGTTAACGGTTCCCCTTGCCATGCCTTAGCAAGGCTAAGCCGCACTCCTATTACTAATTTACATTTGCGCAATGAGCGTCGCTTAATAACAGATGGCACGCTTTCAGCTGCTTTGAAAAACCAGGTAGAAGATACAGCTGTATCCGCACTTGCTGCATTTAATGGTTCAACGGTCGCTGGAATTGATGTGCTTGTTCAAAAAAAACAGGGCCGGACCTACATATGCGATGTTAATCCCTTCGGTGATTTACTGTATCATGCCGAGCATAAGGGAATGAATACTTACGAATGGCAAATGTCGCTTCTACAGAAGTAA
- a CDS encoding STM4013/SEN3800 family hydrolase codes for MIDMNQIVGSHDIVMITLDTLRYDVAKLEESNCRNLCADGPWEKRHTPGSFTYAAHHAFFGGFLPTPANTDKASHVRLFHTKNTGLKTHPHTWQFDAPDLVSGLAEEGYRTICIGGVIFFTKKNKLAKVLPGYFQESYWRMNFGVTNPRSTEHQVNHALKLLEKANINERLFLFLNISAIHGPNHYFLPSSSRKDSIESQRAALRYVDSQLGILFDALRSRGKTLCLAFSDHGTAYGEDGYDGHRLAHEVVWNVPYREFILE; via the coding sequence ATGATAGATATGAACCAAATCGTGGGCTCTCATGATATTGTTATGATTACGCTTGATACGCTGCGTTATGATGTAGCCAAGCTCGAAGAATCCAACTGCCGCAACTTATGCGCAGACGGACCATGGGAGAAGCGGCATACGCCTGGCAGCTTCACGTATGCTGCACATCATGCCTTTTTTGGAGGCTTTCTCCCTACTCCTGCCAATACGGATAAAGCATCACATGTGCGATTATTCCACACCAAAAATACAGGTTTAAAAACACATCCCCACACATGGCAGTTTGATGCACCTGATCTTGTAAGCGGCCTTGCCGAAGAAGGATACCGAACGATATGCATTGGAGGAGTCATCTTTTTCACTAAGAAAAATAAGCTGGCAAAAGTACTTCCCGGATATTTTCAAGAAAGCTACTGGCGCATGAATTTCGGGGTAACCAACCCTCGTTCTACTGAGCATCAGGTCAATCATGCTCTAAAGCTGCTGGAGAAGGCTAATATCAATGAAAGATTGTTTCTGTTCCTGAACATCTCAGCTATTCATGGGCCGAATCATTATTTTCTCCCTAGCAGTTCACGTAAAGACTCCATCGAGTCGCAGCGTGCAGCACTCAGATACGTAGACAGCCAGCTTGGCATATTGTTCGATGCGCTGCGAAGCCGCGGCAAAACCCTTTGCCTCGCCTTCTCCGATCATGGAACCGCCTATGGCGAAGACGGATACGACGGACATCGACTCGCACATGAGGTTGTATGGAACGTACCATACCGTGAATTTATTTTAGAATGA
- a CDS encoding DUF5050 domain-containing protein, with protein MNKLHLFTKKNVCLLFIFTLLFTSFGTVTAPKAEAAITASGYVYYTSDNDLFRIKTDGTGAALIMEDFDVPGTALNRGGKYLYYLSYNGSTTLLRLPIDGTATEDEIFHNDVLHYSIVNGTLYYMTSAGKIYSVSANAAAVSEAKQIADKADTDFEEFKIIDGKIYYNTVRNGRSTWVASKAVTGAGQVQYIAAGAIEQDHHIQTTANSVNIIVNTKPEEQFYSLDCVVLYSVPKKGGAAKALNLNAPIDANAAYSGRWATNTYYLFNKDIRLDSEGHFNYNTGKGYLLNTSGKTFSLHSTGVYGVANVGTDKMAFIDSANKGYVATIKNNKVISKKNLNISKLYSVYNIMWGGKIASTIFFGDNASYLLKSDLSVQKIPGLNGDFMRINDDMDGIYYINDDSKDTGYGQLFHLSSDGKTATMLSEQTISRVLLVAKQ; from the coding sequence ATGAATAAGCTTCACCTTTTCACCAAAAAAAATGTTTGTTTGCTTTTTATTTTCACCCTGCTGTTTACTAGCTTCGGCACAGTAACAGCTCCGAAAGCCGAGGCAGCCATAACAGCCAGCGGTTATGTATATTACACGTCTGACAATGACCTGTTCCGAATTAAAACAGATGGCACTGGTGCCGCTCTCATAATGGAGGATTTTGACGTTCCCGGTACTGCTCTGAATCGTGGCGGCAAATATTTGTATTATCTGTCCTACAACGGATCAACTACACTATTGCGCTTGCCAATCGACGGTACAGCAACTGAGGATGAAATTTTTCATAATGATGTGCTGCATTATTCCATTGTGAACGGAACGCTGTACTACATGACAAGCGCCGGAAAAATCTATTCCGTTTCTGCTAATGCTGCTGCTGTATCAGAAGCAAAGCAAATTGCCGATAAAGCTGATACAGACTTTGAAGAATTCAAAATCATTGATGGGAAAATCTACTACAATACCGTCCGTAATGGTCGCTCCACGTGGGTAGCCTCCAAAGCAGTTACAGGCGCAGGACAAGTGCAATATATTGCAGCCGGTGCCATAGAACAGGATCACCATATTCAAACAACTGCTAATTCCGTCAATATTATTGTCAACACCAAGCCAGAAGAGCAATTTTATTCCCTTGACTGCGTTGTACTTTATAGCGTACCTAAAAAAGGCGGCGCAGCCAAAGCCCTTAACTTAAACGCTCCAATTGATGCAAATGCGGCTTATTCCGGTAGATGGGCAACGAATACGTATTACCTATTCAACAAGGACATTCGCCTTGATTCCGAAGGACATTTCAACTATAACACCGGTAAAGGCTACCTCCTGAATACTAGCGGCAAAACCTTCTCCCTGCACAGCACAGGCGTCTACGGTGTAGCTAATGTAGGCACAGACAAAATGGCTTTTATTGATTCAGCGAATAAAGGTTATGTTGCAACGATAAAAAACAATAAAGTCATTAGCAAAAAAAATCTTAATATTTCTAAGCTTTATTCCGTATACAACATCATGTGGGGTGGAAAAATCGCTTCTACGATCTTTTTCGGAGACAATGCCAGCTACTTGCTGAAATCGGATTTGTCGGTTCAAAAGATTCCTGGATTGAACGGTGATTTCATGCGTATCAATGATGACATGGATGGCATTTACTACATCAATGACGATTCCAAGGATACAGGCTACGGACAACTGTTCCACCTAAGCAGCGATGGCAAAACGGCAACAATGCTTAGCGAGCAAACAATCAGCCGCGTTCTGCTTGTTGCCAAACAATAA
- a CDS encoding STM4015 family protein: MIEIRLSVDYDEYENGVRISQLIDQLTEKPNAANISVLTIGDWGQAYENGPDDAIESLVKHKHIFTGLSSVFLGDMDSEECEVSWINQTNIAPLLEAYPNLRSLTVKGSTDLSFEPLQHAALQELKIICGGLPNSVIGQIAGSQLPELRRLELYLGVDNYGFDASLEEVLAVANPELFPKLTYLGLKNSEIQDEIAIAIADFPIVDQLDTLDLSYGTLTDVGAEALITSERVKKLKHLDLNYHYMSDKMVERWKATGLSVDLSDGQDADEDDWRYPYITE, translated from the coding sequence ATGATTGAGATTCGCTTATCCGTTGATTACGATGAATATGAAAATGGTGTTCGCATTTCCCAGCTTATTGACCAGCTCACTGAAAAACCGAACGCAGCTAATATTTCCGTGCTTACGATCGGTGATTGGGGACAAGCCTATGAGAACGGACCTGATGATGCAATCGAATCACTCGTTAAACACAAACATATTTTCACAGGGCTGAGCAGCGTATTTCTTGGAGATATGGACTCGGAGGAATGTGAAGTATCCTGGATTAATCAAACAAACATCGCTCCACTGCTTGAAGCCTATCCTAATCTTCGATCCCTTACCGTTAAAGGAAGCACCGATTTAAGTTTCGAACCCCTGCAGCATGCAGCGCTTCAAGAACTGAAAATTATTTGCGGCGGATTGCCGAATAGTGTAATTGGACAAATCGCTGGCTCCCAGCTTCCTGAGCTTCGCAGACTTGAATTGTATCTTGGTGTAGATAATTATGGGTTTGATGCATCGCTGGAAGAGGTTCTGGCAGTCGCTAATCCAGAGCTATTCCCAAAGCTCACCTATTTGGGCTTGAAAAATAGCGAGATTCAGGACGAGATTGCAATTGCGATTGCTGATTTTCCAATTGTCGACCAATTGGATACGCTTGATTTGTCTTACGGTACTCTAACCGATGTGGGAGCAGAAGCCCTCATAACGAGCGAGCGGGTGAAGAAGCTTAAACATTTGGATCTTAATTACCACTATATGAGCGATAAAATGGTCGAACGCTGGAAAGCAACTGGTCTTTCTGTTGACCTTAGCGATGGGCAAGATGCTGATGAGGATGACTGGCGCTATCCCTATATTACGGAATAA